One window of the Pogoniulus pusillus isolate bPogPus1 chromosome 38, bPogPus1.pri, whole genome shotgun sequence genome contains the following:
- the APOA1 gene encoding apolipoprotein A-I, protein MRAVVVVLALFCLTGTQSRSLWQHDDPQEPLDRIKDLLHVYMETVKASGKDAISQFESSAVGKQLDLKLSDNLEALGAVAAKLREDMTPLYADLREKWLKDTEALRQDLTKDLEEVKEKIRPFLDQFSAKWTEELEQYRQRVVPVAEELKGFTKQKVELLQEKLGPLAEDARDRLRGYVEEVRQNVAPLSKELREKLSQKLEELREQGIPQAAEYQAKVAEHLSSMREKMTPLLKDAKERLAPFADSLKDRFIALLDDLQKRVA, encoded by the exons ATGAGAGCCGTGGTAGTTGTCCTCGCCCTCTTCTGCCTGACAG GCACCCAGTCGCGCTCCCTGTGGCAGCACGATGACCCCCAGGAGCCCCTGGACCGCATCAAGGACTTGTTGCATGTGTACATGGAGACCGTGAAGGCCAGTGGCAAGGATGCCATCTCCCAGTTCGagtcctctgctgtgggcaaacAGCTGGA CCTGAAGCTGAGCGACAACTTGGAGGCTCTGGGGGCGGTCGCCGCCAAGCTGCGGGAGGACATGACCCCCCTCTACGCGGACCTGCGGGAGAAGTGGCTGAAGGACACAGAGGCTTTGCGCCAGGACCTGACCAAGGACCTGGAGGAGGTGAAGGAGAAGATCCGGCCCTTCCTCGACCAGTTCTCCGCCAAGTGGacggaggagctggagcagtacCGCCAGCGCGTAGTGCCCGTGGCCGAGGAGCTGAAGGGCTTCACCAAGCAGaaggtggagctgctgcaggagaagctgggTCCGCTGGCTGAGGATGCTCGGGACCGCCTGCGCGGGTACGTGGAGGAGGTGCGCCAGAACGTGGCACccctgagcaaagagctccGGGAGAAGCTGAGCcagaagctggaggagctccGCGAGCAGGGCATCCCCCAGGCCGCCGAGTACCAGGCCAAGGTGGCAGAGCACCTCAGCAGCATGCGCGAGAAGATGACCCCCCTGCTGAAGGACGCCAAGGAGCGCCTCGCCCCCTTCGCCGACAGCCTCAAGGATCGCTTCATCGCCCTGCTGGACGACCTCCAGAAGAGAGTGGCCTGA
- the APOA5 gene encoding apolipoprotein A-V, translating into MCSWASCCGEHIKGGAGQHLAGGMQEVTRSQHSGLLAWHTMPLKLALLLTLLAALPVSLAELAQDGFWEYLSQLTSDKDGTEHSQGGKLGRDIVNLKENIQDRVSSMGTLLEKLAPSGSRGPQPQLYQDSDSLQKVIRKELESLRLKLSPYVDDAHHKVSKPLEELRGQLQPFTEELLEQLSLSARDLRRHLTPGRELAAQLLGGAEEVRRFTARYAEEIASHTARVRDIVQPYAARLLTQIRRSAEQLHSSGSPHGRASPEQLNTSIQELSAKLTQNARDLQQKIQRNLERLRAKLSLYPGRLRQQPAPAEELAREVQRQVEEFRRDTYGQVQAFTRALDRETEAMRLKLSSEPPALGDPQEAAPALQDLRARLDALWRDLARSLGERSGAEAG; encoded by the exons ATGTGCTCCTGGGCCTCCTGCTGCGGGGAGCATATAAAGGGAGGAGCAGGTCAGCACCTGGCAGGAGGGATGCAGGAGGTGACcaggagccag CACTCTGgcctgctggcctggcacaCCATGCCTCTGAAGCTGGCACTTCTGCtcaccctcctggcagccttaccag tgtcactggctgagctggcacaGGATGGCTTCTGGGAGTACCTCAGCCAGCTGACGAGCGACAAGGATGGCACCGAGCACAGCCAGGGTggcaagctgggcagggacatcgT aaaCCTGAAGGAGAACATCCAGGACAGGGTCAGCTCCATGGGGACCCTCCTGGAGAAGCTGGCACCCTCGGGCAGCAGaggcccccagccccagctgtacCAGGACTCGGACAGCTTGCAGAAGGTCAtcaggaaggagctggagagccTGAGGCTGAAGCTGTCCCCGTACGTGGATGATGCCCACCACAAGGTCAGCAAGCCCCTGGAGGAGCTCCGCggccagctgcagcccttcaCGGAGGagctcctggagcagctgtcCCTGAGCGCCCGGGACCTGCGGCGCCACCTGACGCCCGGCCGGGAGCTGGCGGCTCAGCTCCTGGGGGGTGCGGAGGAGGTGCGGAGGTTCACGGCTCGCTACGCCGAGGAGATCGCCTCGCACACCGCGCGGGTGCGGGACATCGTCCAGCCCTACGCGGCCAGGCTGCTGACCCAGATCCGCCGCAGCGcggagcagctgcacagcagcgGCAGCCCCCACGGCCGGGCCAGCCCGGAGCAGCTCAACACATCCATCCAGGAGCTCTCCGCCAAGCTGACCCAGAACGCCAGGGACCTCCAGCAGAAgatccagaggaacctggagcGGCTCAGGGCCAAGCTCAGCCTCTACCCTGGCAGGCTGCGGCAGCAGCCGGCCCCTGCCGAGGAGCTGGCCCGGGAGGTGCAGCGGCAGGTGGAGGAGTTCCGCAGGGACACCTACGGCCAGGTCCAGGCCTTCACCCGGGCCCTGGACCGAGAGACGGAGGCGATGCGGCTGAAGCTCTCCTCCGAGCCGCCCGCCCTGGGCGATCCCCAggaggctgcccctgccctgcaggaccTGCGGGCTCGCCTGGACGCGCTCTGGAGGGACCTGGCGCGCAGCCTGGGCGAGCGGAGCGGCGCCGAGGCCGGCTGA
- the LOC135191051 gene encoding apolipoprotein C-III-like — MKGSILLLLACTAVLAATARADTSEQPETLVKKVQEYAQKASSMVKGAFNTLQESDMAQQARRWLESNADLAKKQLARLKQQLAELWKQTAAV, encoded by the exons ATGAAGGGGTCGATCCTGCTCCTGCTCGCCTGCACGGCCGTCCTGGCAGCGACAGCAA GGGCCGATACGAGCGAGCAGCCCGAGACGCTGGTGAAGAAGGTGCAGGAGTACGCCCAGAAAGCCTCCTCCATGGTCAAGGGAGCCTTCAACACGCTGCAGGAGTCGGACATGGCTCAGCAGGCCAG gcgctggctggagagcaacgcGGACCTGGCGAAGAAGCAGCTGGCCcggctgaagcagcagctggccgAGCTCTGGAAGCAGACGGCGGCTGTCTAG
- the APOA4 gene encoding apolipoprotein A-IV has protein sequence MFLKVPALALVLLVVSGAQADVNPDEVASVIWKYFTELGNNAKETVDGLQQSEITKQLDTLLQSNLRSASLYAEDLQRRLVPFATELQARLVQDSQRLKEQIQRELKELQAKMAPYADEVHQQIGTNIRELQAKISPYAEELRSRVDRGAGDLRRVLEPYATELRGRLQDNAESIQASLSPYADRLQQQIDGGVESLKEHLAPLADDLKTQVEQTVGELRRGLSPYAGQVQEGLNRQLDSLTAQMDKVAEELRARLAASSEDLRAQLIPLAEELRQVASGDAESLQQRLAPLAQQLDQRVGQTLEAFRQQAAPFGEAFGQQLVQRLEEMKSKLDSGTAGLEDHLELLEKEVREKVADFLSTAQPPAEN, from the exons ATGTTTCTGAAGGTCCCAGCTCTTGCCCTGGTGCTCCTGGTGGTCTCAG GGGCACAGGCTGATGTCAACCCAGACGAGGTGGCCAGCGTGATCTGGAAATACTTCACCGAGCTGGGCAACAATGCCAAGGAGACGGTGGATGGGCTGCAGCAGTCTGAGATCACCAAACAGCTAGA cacccTGCTACAGAGCAACCTGCGGAGCGCCAGCCTGTACGCCGAGGACCTGCAGCGGCGGCTGGTGCCCTTTGCCACCGAGCTGCAGGCGCGGCTGGTGCAGGACTCGCAGCGGCTGAAGGAGCAGATCCAgcgggagctgaaggagctgcaggccaAGATGGCACCGTACGCCGACGAGGTTCACCAGCAGATCGGCACCAACATCCGTGAGCTTCAGGCCAAGATCAGTCCCTACGCCGAGGAGCTGCGCTCCCGGGTGGACCGCGGCGCCGGCGACCTGCGGCGGGTGCTGGAGCCTTACGCCACCGAGCTGCGGGGGCGGCTGCAGGACAACGCCGAGAGCATCCAGGCGTCCCTCAGCCCCTACGCCGAccgcctgcagcagcagatcgACGGCGGCgtggagagcctgaaggagcaCCTGGCACCGCTGGCCGACGACCTGAAGACGCAGGTGGAGCAGACCGTGGGCGAGCTGCGGCGTGGGCTCAGCCCCTACGCAGGGCAGGTGCAGGAGGGCCTCAACCGGCAGCTGGACAGCCTGACGGCGCAGATGGACAaggtggcagaggagctgcgTGCCCGCCTGGCTGCCAGCTCGGAGGACCTGCGTGCCCAGCTCATCCCCTTGGCCGAGGAGCTGCGGCAGGTGGCCAGCGGCGACGccgagagcctgcagcagcgcCTGGCACCCCTGGCGCAGCAGCTGGACCAGCGAGTGGGGCAGACGCTGGAGGCtttcaggcagcaggcagccccctTTGGAGAGGCCTTCgggcagcagctggtgcagcGTCTGGAGGAGATGAAGAGCAAGCTGGACTCGGGCACTGCCGGCCTGGAGGaccacctggagctgctggagaaggaggtgCGGGAGAAAGTGGCAGacttcctcagcactgctcagccaccAGCAGAGAACTGA
- the ZPR1 gene encoding zinc finger protein ZPR1: protein MASLGAVEARAGSLFQPLSAEDGEQRPAEIESLCMNCFRSGVTRLLLTRIPFFKEVIVSSFSCDSCSWSNTEIQSAGRIQEQGVCYSLTVTSRQDMNREVVKTDCATARIPELDFEIPAFTQKGVLTTIEGIIDRAVAGLEQDQPIRKAQDEEVAGKIEEFIGKLKQLKEVPSPFTFVLDDPSGNSFVENPHAPQRDQALLVTRYRRTPQQAAMLGLEGEEQGEIPADCAEDLRNEVLQFNTNCPECNAPANTNMKLVQIPHFKEVIIMATNCDCCGHRTNEVKSGGAIEPQGTRITLRITDPSDMTRDVLKSETCSVEIPELEFELGMGALGGKFTTLEGLLKDIRDLVERNPFTLGDSSVPGKAEKLQEFIGKLQEVIEGKTKAHFIMDDPAGNSYLQNVYAPEEDPELTVERYERTFEQNEDLGLNDMKTEGYEAEQAPGR from the exons ATGGCGTCGCTGGGGGCGGTGGAGGCCAGGGCAGGGTCTCTGTTCCAGCCGCTCAGCGCCGAGGACGGCGAGCAGCGCCCGGCCGAGATCGAGTCGCTGTGCATGAACTGCTTCCGCAGC ggtgtGACGAGGCTCCTGCTCACCAGGATCCCCTTCTTCAAAGAGGTCATcgtcagctccttcagctgtgaCAGCTGCTCCTGGTCCAACACCGAGATCCAGTCTGCAGGCAGGATCCAGGAGCAGGGCGTGTGCTACAGCCTGACTGTCACCTCCCGCCAG GACAtgaacagggaggtggtgaagacaGACTGTGCCACAGCCCGAATTCCAGAGCTGGACTTTGAGATCCCAGCGTTCACCCAGAAGGGAG TCCTGACCACCATTGAAGGGATCATTGACAGAGCTGTGGCAGGCTTGGAGCAGGACCAGCCCATCCGCAAG gcacaggatgAGGAAGTGGCAGGCAAAATCGAGGAGTTCATCGGCAaactgaagcagctgaaggaagttCCTTCCCCTTTCACCTTT gtccTCGATGACCCTTCAGGGAACAGCTTTGTGGAGAACCCCCATGCGCCACAGAGGGACCAGGCCCTGCTGGTCACTCGCTACAGGAGGACTCCCCAGCAGGCTGccatgctggggctggag ggagaggagcagggtgAGATACCAGCAGATTGTGCAGAGGACCTGAGGAACGAG GTGCTGCAGTTCAACACCAACTGCCCTGAGTGCAATGCCCCAGCGAACACCAACATGAAGCTAGTTC AAATCCCCCACTTCAAGGAAGTGATTATCATGGCCACCAACTGtgactgctgtgggcacaggacgAATGAA GTGAAGTCTGGAGGAGCAATCGAGCCCCAGGGCACCAGGATAACCCTTCGGATTACAGACCCCTCTGACATGACCAGAGATGTCCTAAAG TCGGAGACCTGCAGTGTGGAGATCCCGGAGCTGGAGTTTGAGCTGGGgatgggagcactgggagggaaGTTCACCAccctggaggggctgctgaAGGACATCAGAGACCTG gTTGAGAGGAACCCCTTCACCCTGGGGGACAGCTCAGTGCCTGGCAAGGCTGAGAAGCTGCAGGAATTCATTGGGAAGCTGCAAGAG GTCATAGAGGGGAAGACAAAGGCTCACTTCATCATGGATGACCCTGCAGGCAACAGCTACCTCCAG AATGTGTATGCCCCAGAAGAGGACCCAGAGCTGACAGTGGAGCGCTACGAGCGAACCTTTGAGCAGAACGAAGACCTGGGCCTGAATGACATGAAGACGGAGGGCTACGAGGCGGAGCAAGCCCCGGGCCGGTAG
- the LOC135191104 gene encoding uncharacterized protein LOC135191104, which yields MPAEAESRAHTQQPGTHSQHPAARSPQPAPSSPHPAARNPQPAPSSQEPPAHTPQPTPSSQEPTASTQQPGAPSPHPAAHTQQPGTHSQHPAARSPQPTPRSPHPAARNPQPAPSSQEPPAHTPQPTPSSQEPTASSQQPGAPSPHPAAHTQQPGTHSQQPAASSPQPAPSSRQPAASSKELSSQPAARSQQPSASSRSPPHTADRLRCHSRGSLRARAAPPLFMQPGRPPQLPRKPGTQAPGLDFSKVTTWKRLTCAQP from the exons ATGCCTGcggaagcagagagcagag CCCACACCCAGCAGCCAGGAAcccacagccagcacccagcagccaggagccccCAGCCCGCACCCAGCAGCCCACACCCAGCAGCCAGGAAcccacagccagcacccagcagccaggagccccCAGCCCACACCCCGCAGCCCACACCCAGCAGCCAGGAAcccacagccagcacccagcagccaggagccccCAGCCCGCACCCAGCAGCCCACACCCAGCAGCCAGGAAcccacagccagcacccagcagccaggagccccCAGCCCACACCCCGCAGCCCACACCCAGCAGCCAGGAAcccacagccagcacccagcagccaggagccccCAGCCCACACCCCGCAGCCCACACCCAGCAGCCAGGaacccacagccagcagccagcagccaggagccccCAGCCCACACCCCGCAGCCCACACCCAGCAGCCAGGaacccacagccagcagccagcagccagcagccctcagcccgCACCCAGCAGCCGGCAGCccgcagccagcagcaaggagctgagcTCGCAGCCGGCAGCCCGcagccagcagccctcagccagcagccgctCACCTCCGCACACAGCTGATCGTTTGCGCTGCCACAGCCGCGGGTCGCTGCGGGCCCGGGCAGCTCCGCCGCTATTTATGCAGCCCGGGCGGCCCCCGCAGCTTCCACGCAAGCCTGGGACACAAGCGCCAGGCTTGGACTTTAGCAAGGTCACGACGTGGAAGCGCCTGACGTGCGCTCAGCCCTGA